In a genomic window of Phalacrocorax aristotelis chromosome 8, bGulAri2.1, whole genome shotgun sequence:
- the FHOD1 gene encoding FH1/FH2 domain-containing protein 1 isoform X5 encodes MSGAVPGGRGSLRLRQLPGAAASPGLRRGGGAGSGGAAARPAPPARGPAAEKLYNSQGPELRRSLFSLKQLFQEDKDLVPEFVNLEGLTCLIKVGAEADQNYQNYILRALSQIMLFMDGMQGVINHNETVQWLYTLSGSPFRLVVKMALKLLLVFVEYTEPNALLLIHAINAVDQARGTCPWSNLMAILEQRNGADTELLVFAMTLINKTLAALPDQDTFYDVTDCLEQQGMERVVQQYLGSKGTDLDLKQQFMLYESSLKLEDDVEELPSGGRKERRRTDEGRRGWRSQGGCLEPSLDAQPLLESSGTPKKQPPTKDTLAVPTPSSLAEPCSNSIYNSASSVRLALGSPSAKKEQLLGPGERSVYKLHQTAPVWQEDAPSLHGDKPILRKFEARFLENLAAAQKEKISSMAKGWLDVLGDAALEHPTALTWDRDSGTPEPGMELPSIRSRLAQLDTTDSCSTISSDTKFMLDMLYAKGSSEPGREKVFPEVLSSPLVQGEVEMNAEGGGGQEQESTWLHGRAPDRPVASAHTKLACAMSSVDAETHTQKLEGTGMMPIKKDVELTWERLEASPMQLKIKDLDFTDLGEEDDFDILDTGPMANGSFLPPSIEAKNAGALMVPPPPPAIPGGPPPPPPAIPGGPPPPPPAIPGGPPPPAIPGCPPPPPPPPAIPGCPPPPPGLPGLSAMDGPSQAKKKRTVKLFWKELKQLNLTVGAGRFGQATLWESLQNVEVNSAKLEHLFESRSKEVPTSKKAIDGKKVVIVLDPKRSNAINIGLTVLPPVHIIKTAVLNFDEFAVNKEGIEKILTMVPTEEEKQKIQEAQLANPDVPLGSAEQFLLALSSISDLTARLQLWAFKLDYESLEQEIAEPLFDLKVGMEQLARNHTFKCILATLLAMGNFLNGSQSRGFELGYLEKVSEVKDTVHRQSLLHHLCQMVVEKFPETTDLYSEIASITRSAKVDFDELANSLVQLERRCRASWDNLKVIAKHETKPVLKSKLTDFLKDSTQRIVVLKVVHRRVLNRFHSFLLYLGYPASVARDVKVTPICKLLREFALEYRTCRERVLQQQKKRAAHRERNKTRGRLITETEKFSGITEATSPPAVVSSGPEEQMEAGHESMKSLLTSPMDTPARRSRGSRGTGHTTPAQGSPAQEDVPSSPDDASDEIMDRLVKSVTHNANPRPCANKERRRSRGNRKSLRRTLKSGLSDELVQALGLGQAPGMDV; translated from the exons ATGTCGGGTGCAGTACCTGGAGGACGCGGATCCCTTCGGCTGCGGCAGCTTCCCGGAGCCGCGGCGAGCCCCGGTTTACGCCGTGGCGGAGGCGCTGGCTCTGGGGGCGCAGCTGCCCGCCCTGCACCGCCTGCTCGGGGCCCCGCTGCCG agAAGCTGTACAACTCACAGGGGCCAGAGCTGCGGCGATCCCTCTTCTCCCTCAAGCAGCTCTTTCAG GAGGACAAGGACCTGGTGCCAGAGTTTGTGAACCTGGAAGGGTTGACGTGCCTGATCAAAGTGGGGGCAGAGGCTGACCAGAACTACCAGAATTACATCCTTCGGG CCTTGAGCCAGATCATGCTCTTCATGGATGGGATGCAGGGTGTCATCAACCACAACGAGACTGTCCAGTGGCTGTACACGCTGTCGGGAAGCCCA TTTCGCCTGGTGGTGAAGATGGCGCTTaagctgctgctggtgtttgTGGAATACACCGAGCCCaatgccctgctcctcatccatGCCATCAATGCCGTGGACCAGGCGAGAG GCACATGCCCATGGTCCAACCTGATGGCCATCCTGGAGCAACGCAACGGAGCTGACACGGAACTGCTGGTGTTTGCCATGACGCTGATCAACAAG ACGCTGGCAGCCCTCCCAGACCAGGACACCTTCTACGACGTGACGGACTGCCTGGAGCAGCAGGGCATGGAGCGGGTGGTGCAGCAGTACCTGGGCAGCAAGGGCACTGACCTCGACTTGAAGCAGCAGTTCATGCTCTATGAA agtTCTCTCAAGCTGGAGGATGATGTGGAAGAGCTGCCCTCGGGGGGACGCAAGGAGCGGAGGAGGACGGATGAGGGCCGGCGTGGGTGGCGATCCCAGGGCGGCTGCCTGGAGCCCAGCCTTGATGCTCAGCCACTGCTGGAGTCTTCTGGCACCCCAAAGAAGCAGCCCCCCACCAAGGATACCCTGGCTGTCCCCACACCGAGCAGCCTGGCAGA ACCCTGTTCCAACAGCATCTACAACAGTGCATCCAGCGTGCGGCTGGCCCTGGGCTCCCCCTCAGCTAAGAAGGAGCAGCTCCTAGGCCCAGGCGAGCGCAGTGTCTACAA GCTGCACCAAACTGCTCCTGTCTG GCAGGAGGATGCCCCCTCCTTGCATGGGGACAAGCCTATTTTGAGGAAGTTTGA AGCTCGCTTCTTGGAGAACCtggctgcagcccagaaggAGAAGATATCTTCCATGGCGAAAGGATGGCTTGATGTCCTCGGGGATGCTGCGCTGGAGCATCCCACTGCTCTCACATGGGACAGGGACAGTGGCACCCCTGAGCCTGGGATGGAGCTACCCAGCATAA GGTCTCGCCTGGCTCAGCTGGACACCACTGACTCCTGCAGCACCATCTCCTCTGACACCAAGTTTATGCTGGACATGCTCTACGCCAAGGGCTCCTCAGAGCCAGGGAGGGAGAAGGTCTTCCCAGAGGTCCTGTCATCCCCCCTGGTCCAGGGTGAGGTGGAGATGAATGCTGAGGGAGGTGGTGGCCAGGAGCAGGAGAGCACCTGGCTCCATGGCAGGGCTCCAGACAGGCCAGTGGCCAGTGCCCACACAAAGCTGGCGTGTGCTATGTCCAGTGTAGATGCTGAGACCCACACACAGAAGctggagggtactgggatgaTGCCCATCAAGAAGGACGTGGAGCTGACATGGGAGCGTCTGGAGGCCAGCCCCATGCAACTGAAGATCAAGGACCTGGACTTTACtgatctgggggaagaagatgACTTTGACATCCTGGACACGGGGCCCATGGCCAATggttccttcctccctcccagcatCGAAGCAAAGAATGCTGGAGCTCTTATGGTTCCCCCTCCACCTCCTGCCATCCCTGGCGGCCCTCCACCTCCACCTCCTGCCATCCCTGGCGGCCCTCCACCTCCACCTCCTGCCATCCCTGGCGGCCCTCCACCTCCTGCCATCCCTGGCTGCCCACCGCCTCCACCTCCACCTCCTGCCATTCCCGGCTGCCCACCGCCCCCACCAGGGCTGCCAGGCCTCTCAGCAATGGATGGACCCTCCCAGGCCAAGAAGAAGAGGACAGTAAAGCTCTTCTGGAAGGAGCTGAAGCAGCTGAATCTCACTGTGGGGGCGGGCAGGTTTGGCCAGGCGACACTGTGGGAGTCCCTGCAAAACGTTGAGGTCAATTCTGCCaaactggagcatctctttgAGTCACGGTCAAAGGAAGTGCCAACTTCGAAG AAGGCCATTGATGGGAAGAAGGTGGTGATTGTGCTGGACCCCAAGAGGAGCAATGCAATCAACATTGGCCTCACAGTGCTGCCACCCGTCCACATCATCAAGACGGCCGTGCTCAACTTCGACGAGTTTGCTGTCAATAAGGAAGGGATTGAG AAAATCCTGACCATGGTCCCAACCgaggaggagaagcagaagaTCCAGGAGGCCCAGCTGGCCAACCCTGATGTGCCCTtgggctctgcagagcagttcCTGCTTGCCCTGTCTTCCATCAGTGACCTCACGGCCAGGCTCCAGCTCTGGGCCTTCAAGCTGGACTACGAGAGCCTGGAGCAG GAGATTGCAGAGCCTCTCTTTGATCTGAAGGTGGGAATGGAGCAACTGGCCAGAAATCACACCTTCAAGTGCATCCTGGCCACGCTGCTGGCCATGGGCAACTTCTTGAACGGCTCCCAG AGCAGAGGCTTTGAGCTCGGCTACCTGGAGAAGGTCTCGGAAGTGAAGGACACGGTGCACCGGCAGTCCCTGCTCCACCATCTTTGCCAGATGGTGGTAGAGAAGTTCCCAGAAACCACTGACCTCTACTCAGAGATTGCCTCCATCACCCGCTCCGCCAAG GTTGACTTTGATGAGCTGGCCAACAGCCTGGTGCAGCTGGAGCGGAGGTGCAGGGCCTCCTGGGACAACCTGAAAGTGATCGCCAAGCATGAGACCAAGCCAGTGCTGAAGAGCAAGCTGACGGACTTCCTCAAGGACAGCACCCAGCGCATTGTCGTTCTGAAGGTGGTGCACAGGCGCGTCCTCAACAG GTTTCACTCCTTCCTGCTGTACCTGGGGTACCCGGCAAGCGTGGCACGGGACGTGAAGGTGACGCCTATCTGCAAGCTGCTGCGGGAGTTTGCCCTGGAGTACCGCACCTGCCGGGAGCGtgtccttcagcagcagaagaaacGGGCTGCCCACCGCGAGCGCAACAAGACCCGAGGGCGACTCATCACAGAG ACCGAGAAATTCTCTGGCATCACCGAGGCTACTTCGCCACCTGCCGTGGTGTCCAGTGGCCCGGAGGAGCAGATGGAAGCGGGTCACGAAAGCATGAAAAGCCTGCTGACCTCCCCCATGGACACCCCTGCCCGCCGCAGCCGGGGCAGCCGGG GGACAGGGCACACCACCCCGGCCCAGGGCTCTCCAGCACAGGAGGACGTTCCCAGCTCCCCAGACGATGCTTCGGATGAAATCATGGACCGGCTGGTGAAATCAGTGACTCACAATGCCAACCCCCGGCCATGCGCGAACAAGGAGCGCAGGAGGTCCCGTGGTAATAGGAAGTCCT TGAGGCGGACGCTGAAGAGTGGGCTCAGCGATGAACTGGTGCAGGCACTGGGCCTGGGGCAGGCACCTGGCATGGACGTTTGA
- the FHOD1 gene encoding FH1/FH2 domain-containing protein 1 isoform X3, giving the protein MVEAAVLCRVQYLEDADPFGCGSFPEPRRAPVYAVAEALALGAQLPALHRLLGAPLPLEDCTLQVSPSGHYLDLDLSLLEQKDDLEGFYEEVRKGRRPTLILRTQLSVRVHAIIEKLYNSQGPELRRSLFSLKQLFQEDKDLVPEFVNLEGLTCLIKVGAEADQNYQNYILRALSQIMLFMDGMQGVINHNETVQWLYTLSGSPFRLVVKMALKLLLVFVEYTEPNALLLIHAINAVDQARGTCPWSNLMAILEQRNGADTELLVFAMTLINKTLAALPDQDTFYDVTDCLEQQGMERVVQQYLGSKGTDLDLKQQFMLYESSLKLEDDVEELPSGGRKERRRTDEGRRGWRSQGGCLEPSLDAQPLLESSGTPKKQPPTKDTLAVPTPSSLAEPCSNSIYNSASSVRLALGSPSAKKEQLLGPGERSVYKLHQTAPVWQEDAPSLHGDKPILRKFEARFLENLAAAQKEKISSMAKGWLDVLGDAALEHPTALTWDRDSGTPEPGMELPSIRSRLAQLDTTDSCSTISSDTKFMLDMLYAKGSSEPGREKVFPEVLSSPLVQGEVEMNAEGGGGQEQESTWLHGRAPDRPVASAHTKLACAMSSVDAETHTQKLEGTGMMPIKKDVELTWERLEASPMQLKIKDLDFTDLGEEDDFDILDTGPMANGSFLPPSIEAKNAGALMVPPPPPAIPGGPPPPPPAIPGCPPPPPPPPAIPGCPPPPPGLPGLSAMDGPSQAKKKRTVKLFWKELKQLNLTVGAGRFGQATLWESLQNVEVNSAKLEHLFESRSKEVPTSKKAIDGKKVVIVLDPKRSNAINIGLTVLPPVHIIKTAVLNFDEFAVNKEGIEKILTMVPTEEEKQKIQEAQLANPDVPLGSAEQFLLALSSISDLTARLQLWAFKLDYESLEQEIAEPLFDLKVGMEQLARNHTFKCILATLLAMGNFLNGSQSRGFELGYLEKVSEVKDTVHRQSLLHHLCQMVVEKFPETTDLYSEIASITRSAKVDFDELANSLVQLERRCRASWDNLKVIAKHETKPVLKSKLTDFLKDSTQRIVVLKVVHRRVLNRFHSFLLYLGYPASVARDVKVTPICKLLREFALEYRTCRERVLQQQKKRAAHRERNKTRGRLITETEKFSGITEATSPPAVVSSGPEEQMEAGHESMKSLLTSPMDTPARRSRGSRGTGHTTPAQGSPAQEDVPSSPDDASDEIMDRLVKSVTHNANPRPCANKERRRSRGNRKSLRRTLKSGLSDELVQALGLGQAPGMDV; this is encoded by the exons ATGGTGGAGGCGGCGGTGCTATGTCGGGTGCAGTACCTGGAGGACGCGGATCCCTTCGGCTGCGGCAGCTTCCCGGAGCCGCGGCGAGCCCCGGTTTACGCCGTGGCGGAGGCGCTGGCTCTGGGGGCGCAGCTGCCCGCCCTGCACCGCCTGCTCGGGGCCCCGCTGCCG CTGGAGGATTGCACGCTGCAGGTCTCACCCTCCGGACACTACCTGGACCTTGACTtgtccctgctggagcagaaggACGATCTGGAGGGTTTCTACGAGGAGGTCAG GAAGGGGAGACGGCCGACTCTGATCCTGCGCACACAGCTCTCTGTCCGAGTCCATGCTATCATTG agAAGCTGTACAACTCACAGGGGCCAGAGCTGCGGCGATCCCTCTTCTCCCTCAAGCAGCTCTTTCAG GAGGACAAGGACCTGGTGCCAGAGTTTGTGAACCTGGAAGGGTTGACGTGCCTGATCAAAGTGGGGGCAGAGGCTGACCAGAACTACCAGAATTACATCCTTCGGG CCTTGAGCCAGATCATGCTCTTCATGGATGGGATGCAGGGTGTCATCAACCACAACGAGACTGTCCAGTGGCTGTACACGCTGTCGGGAAGCCCA TTTCGCCTGGTGGTGAAGATGGCGCTTaagctgctgctggtgtttgTGGAATACACCGAGCCCaatgccctgctcctcatccatGCCATCAATGCCGTGGACCAGGCGAGAG GCACATGCCCATGGTCCAACCTGATGGCCATCCTGGAGCAACGCAACGGAGCTGACACGGAACTGCTGGTGTTTGCCATGACGCTGATCAACAAG ACGCTGGCAGCCCTCCCAGACCAGGACACCTTCTACGACGTGACGGACTGCCTGGAGCAGCAGGGCATGGAGCGGGTGGTGCAGCAGTACCTGGGCAGCAAGGGCACTGACCTCGACTTGAAGCAGCAGTTCATGCTCTATGAA agtTCTCTCAAGCTGGAGGATGATGTGGAAGAGCTGCCCTCGGGGGGACGCAAGGAGCGGAGGAGGACGGATGAGGGCCGGCGTGGGTGGCGATCCCAGGGCGGCTGCCTGGAGCCCAGCCTTGATGCTCAGCCACTGCTGGAGTCTTCTGGCACCCCAAAGAAGCAGCCCCCCACCAAGGATACCCTGGCTGTCCCCACACCGAGCAGCCTGGCAGA ACCCTGTTCCAACAGCATCTACAACAGTGCATCCAGCGTGCGGCTGGCCCTGGGCTCCCCCTCAGCTAAGAAGGAGCAGCTCCTAGGCCCAGGCGAGCGCAGTGTCTACAA GCTGCACCAAACTGCTCCTGTCTG GCAGGAGGATGCCCCCTCCTTGCATGGGGACAAGCCTATTTTGAGGAAGTTTGA AGCTCGCTTCTTGGAGAACCtggctgcagcccagaaggAGAAGATATCTTCCATGGCGAAAGGATGGCTTGATGTCCTCGGGGATGCTGCGCTGGAGCATCCCACTGCTCTCACATGGGACAGGGACAGTGGCACCCCTGAGCCTGGGATGGAGCTACCCAGCATAA GGTCTCGCCTGGCTCAGCTGGACACCACTGACTCCTGCAGCACCATCTCCTCTGACACCAAGTTTATGCTGGACATGCTCTACGCCAAGGGCTCCTCAGAGCCAGGGAGGGAGAAGGTCTTCCCAGAGGTCCTGTCATCCCCCCTGGTCCAGGGTGAGGTGGAGATGAATGCTGAGGGAGGTGGTGGCCAGGAGCAGGAGAGCACCTGGCTCCATGGCAGGGCTCCAGACAGGCCAGTGGCCAGTGCCCACACAAAGCTGGCGTGTGCTATGTCCAGTGTAGATGCTGAGACCCACACACAGAAGctggagggtactgggatgaTGCCCATCAAGAAGGACGTGGAGCTGACATGGGAGCGTCTGGAGGCCAGCCCCATGCAACTGAAGATCAAGGACCTGGACTTTACtgatctgggggaagaagatgACTTTGACATCCTGGACACGGGGCCCATGGCCAATggttccttcctccctcccagcatCGAAGCAAAGAATGCTGGAGCTCTTATGGTTCCCCCTCCACCTCCTGCCATCCCTGGCGGCCCTCCACCTCCAC CTCCTGCCATCCCTGGCTGCCCACCGCCTCCACCTCCACCTCCTGCCATTCCCGGCTGCCCACCGCCCCCACCAGGGCTGCCAGGCCTCTCAGCAATGGATGGACCCTCCCAGGCCAAGAAGAAGAGGACAGTAAAGCTCTTCTGGAAGGAGCTGAAGCAGCTGAATCTCACTGTGGGGGCGGGCAGGTTTGGCCAGGCGACACTGTGGGAGTCCCTGCAAAACGTTGAGGTCAATTCTGCCaaactggagcatctctttgAGTCACGGTCAAAGGAAGTGCCAACTTCGAAG AAGGCCATTGATGGGAAGAAGGTGGTGATTGTGCTGGACCCCAAGAGGAGCAATGCAATCAACATTGGCCTCACAGTGCTGCCACCCGTCCACATCATCAAGACGGCCGTGCTCAACTTCGACGAGTTTGCTGTCAATAAGGAAGGGATTGAG AAAATCCTGACCATGGTCCCAACCgaggaggagaagcagaagaTCCAGGAGGCCCAGCTGGCCAACCCTGATGTGCCCTtgggctctgcagagcagttcCTGCTTGCCCTGTCTTCCATCAGTGACCTCACGGCCAGGCTCCAGCTCTGGGCCTTCAAGCTGGACTACGAGAGCCTGGAGCAG GAGATTGCAGAGCCTCTCTTTGATCTGAAGGTGGGAATGGAGCAACTGGCCAGAAATCACACCTTCAAGTGCATCCTGGCCACGCTGCTGGCCATGGGCAACTTCTTGAACGGCTCCCAG AGCAGAGGCTTTGAGCTCGGCTACCTGGAGAAGGTCTCGGAAGTGAAGGACACGGTGCACCGGCAGTCCCTGCTCCACCATCTTTGCCAGATGGTGGTAGAGAAGTTCCCAGAAACCACTGACCTCTACTCAGAGATTGCCTCCATCACCCGCTCCGCCAAG GTTGACTTTGATGAGCTGGCCAACAGCCTGGTGCAGCTGGAGCGGAGGTGCAGGGCCTCCTGGGACAACCTGAAAGTGATCGCCAAGCATGAGACCAAGCCAGTGCTGAAGAGCAAGCTGACGGACTTCCTCAAGGACAGCACCCAGCGCATTGTCGTTCTGAAGGTGGTGCACAGGCGCGTCCTCAACAG GTTTCACTCCTTCCTGCTGTACCTGGGGTACCCGGCAAGCGTGGCACGGGACGTGAAGGTGACGCCTATCTGCAAGCTGCTGCGGGAGTTTGCCCTGGAGTACCGCACCTGCCGGGAGCGtgtccttcagcagcagaagaaacGGGCTGCCCACCGCGAGCGCAACAAGACCCGAGGGCGACTCATCACAGAG ACCGAGAAATTCTCTGGCATCACCGAGGCTACTTCGCCACCTGCCGTGGTGTCCAGTGGCCCGGAGGAGCAGATGGAAGCGGGTCACGAAAGCATGAAAAGCCTGCTGACCTCCCCCATGGACACCCCTGCCCGCCGCAGCCGGGGCAGCCGGG GGACAGGGCACACCACCCCGGCCCAGGGCTCTCCAGCACAGGAGGACGTTCCCAGCTCCCCAGACGATGCTTCGGATGAAATCATGGACCGGCTGGTGAAATCAGTGACTCACAATGCCAACCCCCGGCCATGCGCGAACAAGGAGCGCAGGAGGTCCCGTGGTAATAGGAAGTCCT TGAGGCGGACGCTGAAGAGTGGGCTCAGCGATGAACTGGTGCAGGCACTGGGCCTGGGGCAGGCACCTGGCATGGACGTTTGA